The genomic region TCACGATACGGGTCAGCAAATTGTGATCGGTGCCCACCATGATTCTGTTCCTAATGGCCCGGGAGCCAATGATGATGCTTCAGGTACAGGGGCATTGCTTGAGTTAGCCAGAGTTTTTGCCAATACTCCAACCGATACAACAATCAAATTTGTCGCATTTGGAGCAGAGGAAAATGGGCTGCTCGGCTCGCAGGAGTATGTAGAGGCTATGTCTGAAGAGGAGATTTCCAATACGGTTGCGATGTTCCAGCTGGATATGGTAGGCAGTGCAGACGCCGGGGATCTTGTGATGTTTACGGCCGATGGTGAACAGAACGTCGTCACCGATTTAGGTGCCGCTGCCGGATCCAGAGTCAGTGAAACCGTACCGTATAGTGAATTAGGGCGCAGTGATCATGTCGCCTTCCATGAGGCAGGAATTCCGGCTGCACTATTTATCCACACACCGCTTGAGCCGTGGTACCATACGGACGAAGATCTTATTCAGTACATCAGTAAGGAAAAACTGAAGGATGTAGGAAATATTATCGGCGCAGCGGCTTATCAAATTGCTCGGAAGGACACACCGGCGCTTGAACGGGCGAATGTAGCACCTGAGCCTGTTGAGTATGAGTATGAACCGCCGCAGTTGTAAACAGAGAACAGCACCGCAACCGCTGCGGTGCTGTTTTGTCATTTATCATCTGTATGATTTCTCTTTTCTTCTTTGGCTACTTCCTCCGTATAAGGGTCGATTTCATAAGGCTTTAAATCCCCGAATACACTCATGGTATCTTCTTCATCGAGGTTTTCCTCATATTCTTCATGTCTTGGACTGGGATAGACGGTGACATTTCGGCCTTCGATATCATTCGCGGCGAAATTTTCGTAATCCTCTACATAGCCTACACGATCATCGGATTCAATGTAGGTTTCATTATAATGGTCGGGTGATACGGCAAAATCTGAAGGAGAATTAGAGGTTCCCCACTTGGCAACCTCCTGCCAGGAATCCTCTGCATCAAACGCCACGTTGTCCGTATCATCATATTCAAACTTCCCAAATGGGGGCAGGAGTACGCCTTCCTCCACAGGACGCTGTGTGGAAGAAACCTGATCAGGGGAGTGCTCCACACAATAGGTGGTGGTGGGGAGAGCTTCCAGGCGTTCCAGTGGGATGTCCTTTCCACATACCTGGCAAGTTCCATATGTGCCTTCATCGATAGCCTTTAATGCATGTTCAATATTTTTTAATTCATCCTCAGCATGGTCATTCAGGGCAATATCTTTTTCACGTTCATATAAGGCCGACCCTTCATCAGCAGGGTGATTGTCATAGCTGGACAATTCCCCCATGGATTGATGATAATGGCCATTCTCTATATCGAAATGATCATTTTCTTTTAACCGCTTTTCCATATCCTCTTTGGCCTTCTGCAGCT from Virgibacillus sp. MSP4-1 harbors:
- a CDS encoding M20/M25/M40 family metallo-hydrolase; translation: MKRMKLSALWMMIMMLAATPVFVSAEAPSNGQSDQAFDNKMVKRMKVDNIYEHISYLSEEIGSRPAGSEGEQQTVDYLVDQLESYGYEGVKVEEFTATTWYGEDITSYNVEAVKEPKKNHDTGQQIVIGAHHDSVPNGPGANDDASGTGALLELARVFANTPTDTTIKFVAFGAEENGLLGSQEYVEAMSEEEISNTVAMFQLDMVGSADAGDLVMFTADGEQNVVTDLGAAAGSRVSETVPYSELGRSDHVAFHEAGIPAALFIHTPLEPWYHTDEDLIQYISKEKLKDVGNIIGAAAYQIARKDTPALERANVAPEPVEYEYEPPQL
- a CDS encoding yteA family sporulation protein, whose protein sequence is MLTNEQMSTFRSQLQKAKEDMEKRLKENDHFDIENGHYHQSMGELSSYDNHPADEGSALYEREKDIALNDHAEDELKNIEHALKAIDEGTYGTCQVCGKDIPLERLEALPTTTYCVEHSPDQVSSTQRPVEEGVLLPPFGKFEYDDTDNVAFDAEDSWQEVAKWGTSNSPSDFAVSPDHYNETYIESDDRVGYVEDYENFAANDIEGRNVTVYPSPRHEEYEENLDEEDTMSVFGDLKPYEIDPYTEEVAKEEKRNHTDDK